Proteins encoded by one window of Hafnia alvei:
- a CDS encoding GNAT family N-acetyltransferase, producing the protein MVISLENVNEDLISELKRFYLCYYSPDNRFFSDGYLSWMLLNNPHGVGISVNVRLEGDIISNMFLIPVELIKYGNVKLAYYVVDVLSHPNHRDKNLFIKMIRSAVKMAKDNERCLIGHPNSNALPGWKRAKMSFQPNFNSYISRPGVNRHKKNVYSRSQISEKDREDISLLIKKNNKLTINSSVEFIAWKYIDCPSKKYKIEFFYNKSSLIGVIVSYKVKGLIDRVVHFMYDDQYIREIICSTIIPKIFSFADTCQLASIDKLFFNTRIGSSVNYFFTDYSHDLDNGSNITYAACDN; encoded by the coding sequence ATGGTTATTTCATTAGAAAATGTCAATGAGGATTTAATCTCTGAGTTAAAACGCTTTTATCTCTGTTATTACTCACCAGATAACCGGTTTTTTAGTGATGGATATCTTTCATGGATGCTTTTAAATAACCCTCATGGTGTAGGCATTAGTGTTAATGTAAGACTAGAGGGCGATATCATATCTAATATGTTCTTAATACCAGTTGAGCTTATAAAATATGGAAATGTTAAACTAGCTTACTATGTTGTAGATGTTCTCAGCCATCCAAATCATCGAGATAAAAATCTTTTCATCAAAATGATACGTAGTGCTGTGAAAATGGCTAAAGATAATGAAAGGTGTTTGATCGGTCATCCAAATTCAAACGCGTTACCTGGTTGGAAAAGAGCAAAAATGTCTTTTCAGCCTAATTTTAACTCATATATATCAAGGCCTGGAGTTAATAGACATAAAAAAAATGTTTACTCACGCTCACAGATTAGTGAAAAGGATAGGGAAGACATCTCATTATTGATTAAAAAAAACAACAAGCTGACAATAAATTCCAGCGTGGAATTTATTGCTTGGAAATATATTGATTGTCCAAGTAAAAAATACAAAATTGAGTTTTTTTATAATAAATCAAGCCTTATCGGGGTTATTGTTTCTTATAAGGTCAAAGGCTTAATCGATAGGGTTGTACACTTTATGTATGACGATCAGTATATAAGAGAGATTATTTGCTCTACTATCATACCAAAAATATTTTCTTTCGCTGATACGTGTCAGCTAGCAAGTATTGATAAGTTGTTTTTTAATACTCGAATTGGTTCTTCTGTAAATTATTTTTTCACCGATTATAGTCATGATTTAGATAATGGCTCTAATATAACTTACGCTGCATGTGATAATTGA
- the dcd gene encoding dCTP deaminase has protein sequence MRLCDRDIEAWLDAGKLTISPRPPVDRINGATVDVRLGNKFRVFRGHTAPYIDLSGPKAEVAEALERVMSDEIILGEEEAFFLHPGELALAVTLESVTLPADLVGWLDGRSSLARLGLMVHVTAHRIDPGWQGCIVLEFYNSGKLPLALRPGMPIGALSFEPLSGPAARPYNSRQDAKYRDQQGAVASRIDKD, from the coding sequence ATGAGACTTTGTGACCGCGATATTGAAGCTTGGCTAGACGCGGGAAAACTCACTATTTCACCTCGCCCACCGGTAGATCGTATCAACGGTGCCACCGTCGACGTGCGCTTGGGAAATAAGTTTCGTGTTTTCCGCGGGCATACAGCACCTTATATCGATCTGAGCGGACCGAAGGCGGAAGTTGCCGAAGCGCTAGAACGTGTCATGAGCGATGAAATTATCCTTGGTGAAGAAGAGGCCTTTTTCTTGCATCCGGGCGAATTGGCGTTAGCCGTTACGTTAGAATCTGTGACATTACCCGCTGATTTAGTTGGTTGGTTGGATGGACGCTCTTCGCTTGCACGCCTAGGATTGATGGTGCACGTTACGGCACATCGCATCGATCCAGGCTGGCAGGGATGTATCGTATTAGAGTTTTATAATTCTGGAAAATTGCCTTTGGCATTGCGCCCCGGAATGCCGATTGGCGCACTGAGTTTCGAACCGTTATCTGGCCCTGCTGCACGTCCTTACAACAGCCGCCAAGATGCAAAATATCGTGATCAGCAGGGTGCTGTCGCGAGCCGTATCGATAAAGATTGA
- a CDS encoding TerC family protein: MEWIADPTIWAGLATLVVLEIVLGIDNLVFIAILAEKLPRQQRDKARIVGLLLALVMRLVLLASISWLATLTKPILTLNGHGFSARDLIMLTGGIFLLFKATVELNERLEGKDHESHNQRKGAKFWPVVIQIVVLDAVFSLDSVITAVGMVEHLAVMMAAVCIAISLMLLASKPLTNFVNAHPTIIILCLSFLLMIGFSLVAEGFGYLIPKGYLYAAIGFSVIIEVLNQLSQYNRRRFLSSSRPLRERTAEAVLRLLSGKHEEAQLDANTSSLIADNRGEADLFIPQERMMIERVLGMAQRTVSSIMTSRHDVEQLDLSDPQSKLDELLQKNLHTRIVVTDDNAADEPLGVIHVIDLLRQQLQGEKLDLRALVKQPLIFPEGVSLLMALEQFRQAQTHFAFVVDEFGSVEGVVTLTDVMETIAGNLPVAGEDIDPRHDIQQNDDGTWIANGYMPLEDLVLYMPLPIDEKREYHTLAGLLMEYLQRIPNVGEQIRIGDYMFEPLEINSHRILKIKITPLAVPDDDYEV, encoded by the coding sequence ATGGAATGGATCGCCGATCCGACTATTTGGGCAGGGCTGGCAACACTGGTCGTGCTTGAGATTGTGCTAGGTATTGATAACCTAGTTTTTATTGCGATTTTGGCAGAGAAACTACCTCGTCAACAGCGTGACAAAGCGCGTATCGTTGGCTTATTGCTGGCGCTCGTGATGCGCCTTGTGCTGCTGGCGTCCATTTCTTGGCTGGCAACGCTAACCAAGCCAATCCTGACCCTCAACGGGCACGGCTTTAGTGCTCGCGATCTGATTATGTTGACTGGTGGGATATTCTTACTCTTCAAAGCCACCGTTGAATTGAACGAGCGGCTGGAGGGCAAAGACCATGAGAGCCACAACCAGCGCAAAGGCGCCAAGTTCTGGCCAGTGGTGATCCAAATTGTGGTGCTTGATGCAGTATTCTCACTGGATTCAGTTATCACCGCCGTGGGCATGGTTGAACATCTTGCCGTTATGATGGCAGCCGTATGTATTGCCATCAGCCTGATGTTGCTTGCCAGTAAACCGCTAACCAATTTTGTGAATGCCCATCCCACTATCATCATTCTGTGTTTGAGCTTCCTGCTGATGATTGGCTTTAGCTTAGTCGCTGAAGGCTTCGGTTATCTGATTCCGAAAGGCTATCTGTATGCAGCGATTGGTTTCTCAGTAATTATCGAAGTCTTGAATCAGCTTTCTCAATATAACCGGCGACGATTCCTCTCGTCATCACGCCCACTGCGTGAGCGCACCGCTGAAGCCGTTTTACGCTTGTTGAGTGGCAAACATGAAGAAGCACAGCTCGATGCCAATACGTCCAGCCTAATTGCCGATAATCGCGGTGAGGCCGACCTGTTTATTCCGCAAGAACGCATGATGATCGAGCGCGTGTTAGGCATGGCACAACGCACCGTGAGTAGCATAATGACATCCCGCCACGATGTGGAGCAGTTGGACCTCAGCGATCCGCAAAGTAAGCTGGATGAACTATTACAAAAAAACCTGCATACGCGCATTGTAGTAACCGATGATAATGCCGCCGATGAACCATTGGGCGTTATTCATGTCATCGACCTGCTGAGGCAACAGCTGCAAGGCGAGAAACTCGATCTTAGGGCGTTGGTGAAGCAACCACTGATTTTCCCTGAAGGCGTGTCGTTGTTGATGGCTTTAGAGCAGTTCAGGCAGGCGCAGACTCACTTTGCCTTTGTGGTTGATGAGTTTGGTTCCGTTGAGGGCGTAGTCACGCTGACAGACGTCATGGAGACCATTGCCGGTAATCTTCCTGTTGCCGGTGAAGACATCGACCCGCGCCATGATATCCAGCAAAACGACGATGGCACGTGGATCGCCAACGGCTATATGCCGCTGGAGGACTTAGTGCTTTATATGCCATTGCCAATCGATGAGAAGCGCGAATACCACACGCTAGCGGGTTTGTTGATGGAGTATCTGCAGCGCATTCCGAACGTGGGTGAGCAAATTAGAATTGGTGATTATATGTTCGAGCCGTTAGAAATTAACAGCCACAGGATCCTGAAAATTAAAATCACGCCCCTTGCGGTGCCTGACGATGATTATGAAGTCTAA
- the dcuC gene encoding anaerobic C4-dicarboxylate transporter DcuC, whose amino-acid sequence MIELLIGVIVATGVGRYIIKGYSATGVLMVGGILLLIISALMGHQILPASAKPTGLSATDIVEYIKVLLMSRGGDLGMMIMMLCGFAAYMTHIGANDMVVKLASRPLQYINSPYLLMIAAYFVACLMSLAVSSATGLGVLLMATLFPVMVNVGISRGAAAAICASPAAIILAPTSGDVVLAAKASEMPLIDFAFKTTLPISIAAIICMAIAHFFWQRYLDKKENVSHEMLDVSEIKTNAPSFYALLPFTPILGVLIFDGKWGPELHIITVLVICMLGAAIIEFLRGFDAQKVFVGLEVAYRGMADAFASVVMLLVAAGVFAQGLSTVGFISSLIDLAQSFGTGGIIMMLVLVVITMLAAMTTGSGNAPFYAFVELIPKLSAQMGVNPAYLTIPMLQASNLGRTLSPVSGVVVAVAGMAKISPFEVVKRTSVPVLVGLIVVIVATEILVPIHL is encoded by the coding sequence ATGATTGAGTTGTTAATTGGTGTCATCGTGGCGACGGGGGTAGGTCGATACATCATCAAAGGCTATTCGGCTACCGGAGTATTAATGGTTGGTGGGATCCTACTGCTGATTATTAGTGCTTTGATGGGGCACCAGATATTACCGGCGAGCGCAAAACCGACAGGGCTGAGCGCAACTGACATTGTCGAATATATTAAAGTCTTGCTGATGAGCCGTGGTGGCGATTTAGGCATGATGATTATGATGCTCTGTGGATTTGCCGCCTATATGACCCATATCGGGGCGAATGATATGGTGGTGAAACTGGCATCTCGTCCTTTGCAGTACATCAATTCTCCCTATTTATTGATGATTGCGGCGTATTTCGTTGCTTGTCTGATGTCACTGGCCGTTTCTTCGGCGACAGGGTTAGGTGTATTGCTGATGGCGACGCTGTTCCCTGTGATGGTGAACGTTGGGATTAGCCGAGGTGCTGCGGCCGCGATCTGTGCATCACCGGCAGCGATCATACTTGCACCAACGTCAGGCGACGTGGTGCTGGCTGCCAAAGCCTCTGAAATGCCGCTGATTGATTTTGCGTTTAAAACCACGCTTCCCATTTCTATTGCAGCCATTATTTGCATGGCGATTGCTCATTTTTTCTGGCAACGTTATTTAGACAAAAAAGAAAATGTCTCTCATGAAATGCTGGATGTGAGTGAAATTAAAACCAACGCACCTAGCTTCTACGCCTTGCTTCCATTTACGCCTATTCTGGGCGTTTTAATTTTTGACGGCAAATGGGGTCCAGAGCTACATATCATTACCGTTCTTGTGATTTGCATGCTTGGCGCAGCAATCATTGAATTCCTGCGCGGCTTTGATGCGCAGAAAGTCTTTGTGGGGCTGGAAGTGGCATATCGCGGTATGGCAGACGCTTTTGCTAGCGTCGTAATGCTCTTAGTTGCAGCAGGCGTTTTTGCTCAAGGGCTAAGCACCGTGGGCTTTATCAGCAGCTTGATAGATTTAGCACAGTCGTTTGGCACCGGTGGAATTATCATGATGCTGGTTCTGGTAGTGATTACCATGCTGGCTGCAATGACCACAGGATCTGGCAATGCGCCTTTCTACGCGTTTGTGGAACTGATCCCTAAACTTTCAGCTCAGATGGGCGTCAATCCTGCTTATTTGACGATACCCATGCTACAGGCATCTAACCTAGGCCGTACATTGTCACCTGTTTCTGGTGTGGTGGTTGCCGTGGCGGGGATGGCAAAGATCTCTCCGTTTGAAGTGGTGAAGCGTACTTCTGTACCTGTGCTGGTTGGACTGATTGTGGTTATAGTTGCAACTGAAATCCTGGTTCCTATTCATTTGTAA
- the udk gene encoding uridine kinase, whose amino-acid sequence MTDNSHQCVIIGITGASASGKSLIASTLYRELREQVGEEHIGVIPEDCYYKDQSDLTMEERVKTNYDHPSSMDHSLLFQHLQMLKAGKAIELPQYSYVEHTRKQGTIHLEPKKVIILEGILLLTDARLRNELNFSIFVDTPLDICLMRRMKRDVNERGRSMDSVMAQYQKTVRPMFLQFIEPSKQYADIIVPRGGKNRIAIDILKAKISQFFE is encoded by the coding sequence ATGACTGACAACTCCCATCAGTGCGTCATTATTGGCATCACGGGCGCATCTGCCTCAGGCAAAAGTTTGATCGCCAGCACACTTTATCGTGAATTACGTGAACAAGTGGGTGAGGAGCACATCGGTGTGATCCCGGAAGATTGTTACTATAAAGACCAAAGCGATCTGACGATGGAAGAGCGGGTTAAAACGAACTACGATCACCCAAGCTCGATGGACCATAGCTTGCTGTTTCAGCATTTACAGATGTTAAAAGCAGGCAAAGCCATCGAACTTCCGCAGTATAGCTACGTTGAACATACCCGCAAGCAAGGCACCATTCATTTAGAACCTAAGAAAGTGATTATTTTGGAAGGCATTTTACTGCTGACCGATGCACGCCTGCGTAATGAACTGAACTTCTCCATTTTTGTTGATACTCCGCTTGATATTTGCCTCATGCGTCGAATGAAGCGGGACGTTAACGAACGTGGTCGTTCAATGGATTCTGTTATGGCTCAGTATCAAAAAACAGTGCGCCCAATGTTCCTGCAGTTTATTGAGCCGTCTAAGCAATATGCCGACATTATCGTGCCACGTGGTGGGAAAAACCGTATTGCGATTGATATTCTGAAAGCTAAGATCAGCCAGTTTTTTGAATAA
- the apbC gene encoding iron-sulfur cluster carrier protein ApbC, translating to MSNKSHETSTPEALRTQVSEILAAFTHPTLNHPLSALKALHHCALLDNTLHIELMMPFAWQSGFAALKEATSAELLRVSGAKAVEWRLSHNIATLKRANDQAGVKGVRNIIAVSSGKGGVGKSSTAVNLALALAAEGAKVGILDADIYGPSIPMMLGTPNERPTSPDGQHMAPIMAHGLATNSIGYLVTDDNAMVWRGPMASKALLQLLQDTLWPDLDYLVLDMPPGTGDIQLTLAQNIPVTGAVVVTTPQDIALLDAMKGIVMFEKVHVPVLGVVENMSIHVCSNCGFHEPIFGTGGAEKLAEKYKIRLLGQLPLHISLREDLDRGEPTMACRPDSEFSLIYRQLAANVAAQLYWQGESIPTEIAFRAL from the coding sequence ATGAGCAATAAATCCCATGAAACGTCCACTCCCGAAGCACTGCGGACGCAGGTCAGTGAAATTCTCGCTGCCTTTACCCACCCAACACTGAATCACCCGCTGAGTGCGCTTAAAGCTCTGCATCATTGTGCACTGCTCGATAACACCCTGCATATTGAACTGATGATGCCATTTGCGTGGCAAAGTGGTTTTGCCGCATTGAAAGAGGCCACCAGTGCCGAGTTGTTGCGCGTGAGCGGTGCAAAAGCGGTTGAATGGCGTCTTTCACATAATATTGCAACCTTGAAACGAGCCAACGATCAGGCCGGAGTGAAGGGTGTTCGTAATATTATTGCCGTGAGTTCTGGCAAGGGCGGGGTGGGTAAATCCAGCACCGCCGTGAATCTGGCGCTAGCGTTAGCCGCTGAAGGCGCGAAGGTCGGGATTTTGGACGCCGATATCTACGGCCCATCGATTCCAATGATGCTAGGTACGCCAAACGAGCGTCCTACGTCACCTGACGGTCAGCATATGGCGCCGATCATGGCGCATGGTCTGGCAACGAATTCCATCGGATATTTAGTCACCGATGATAATGCGATGGTGTGGCGTGGCCCAATGGCGAGCAAAGCGTTGCTGCAATTACTACAGGATACGCTGTGGCCTGATCTGGATTATTTGGTGCTGGATATGCCGCCAGGCACCGGCGATATCCAGCTTACGCTGGCACAGAACATCCCGGTTACCGGTGCAGTAGTTGTGACAACACCGCAGGATATTGCGCTATTGGATGCGATGAAAGGCATCGTCATGTTTGAGAAAGTCCATGTGCCCGTATTGGGCGTGGTTGAGAACATGAGTATCCATGTGTGCAGCAACTGTGGATTCCACGAGCCAATTTTTGGCACCGGTGGTGCAGAGAAACTGGCAGAGAAATATAAGATCCGTCTGCTCGGTCAACTGCCGCTGCATATTTCGCTGCGCGAGGATTTAGATCGTGGTGAGCCAACCATGGCCTGTCGTCCAGACAGCGAATTCTCACTTATTTACCGCCAATTAGCAGCTAACGTTGCAGCCCAGCTGTACTGGCAGGGTGAATCAATCCCGACCGAGATTGCATTCCGCGCGCTGTAA
- the asmA gene encoding outer membrane assembly protein AsmA — protein MRRFLTTIVILLVVLAVGMTALVLLVNPNDFRSYMAKEVQQRTGYDLQLDGSLRWHVWPRLSILSGRMSLTAPGAAQPVVSAENMRLDVALWPLLSHQLDVKQVMLKGAVIRLTPDSDAQKPENSPIAPSGSREPSKDVAWKLNIKKVQIKDSLLIWQQDKDDQINMRDINLSIDQDSERQAYIEFSSRINRNQRDLSFKLAANVDLSSYPQRYSAIVSSFDYHLAGVGLPTDGIAGQGSATVSYQLQPQLLDISNLQITANQSQLQGRVQGSVQADGESTYKVDLTSAALNLDNLLGWQPPSDSDAGSANTSQQSGPRSPVTSNSQTISQPGEMAFLRDFNADVKIQANQIVYHGLTIADFSLQAQNQQGTATLQDLSGKLGHGTFKTQGTISVVDNQPAQMTLTPQIENIAMGPVLHAFGQPETFVGDLTLTGKFNGSGVTLADVMQRWDGHAHISMANARLNGMNIQQLIQQAVVRSHSEVTAADSYTDYTKIQELKADTVLRQGNLRITQFFGRSEILTAGGSGLINLDKQRCDMSLNVRVLDGWKGKSNVVKTLQKAVIPLRIYGPWQELSYSLDVDKVLRSELEQKAKDALNNWLGKHQDSKEKKDLERLLKKL, from the coding sequence ATGAGACGATTTCTGACGACCATAGTCATTTTACTGGTTGTGTTAGCGGTTGGTATGACGGCGCTGGTATTGCTGGTGAATCCCAATGACTTTCGTAGCTATATGGCGAAGGAGGTGCAGCAGCGTACAGGCTATGACCTACAGCTAGATGGCTCTCTGCGTTGGCATGTTTGGCCTCGTCTTAGTATTTTGTCTGGGCGGATGTCGCTGACGGCTCCAGGCGCTGCGCAACCTGTGGTCAGTGCGGAAAACATGCGCTTGGACGTTGCCTTGTGGCCACTCTTATCTCATCAGCTTGACGTTAAGCAGGTGATGCTGAAGGGTGCAGTGATTCGCTTAACGCCAGACAGCGACGCGCAGAAGCCGGAGAATTCACCAATTGCTCCCTCGGGTTCGCGAGAACCGTCTAAAGACGTTGCGTGGAAGCTGAACATTAAAAAAGTTCAGATCAAAGACAGTTTGTTAATTTGGCAACAAGATAAAGATGACCAAATTAATATGCGCGATATTAATTTGTCGATCGATCAAGACAGCGAACGTCAGGCCTATATTGAGTTTTCAAGCCGTATTAATCGTAACCAACGCGATCTCAGCTTTAAGCTGGCGGCAAACGTAGATTTGAGTAGTTACCCACAGCGCTATAGCGCCATTGTTTCCAGTTTTGACTATCATTTGGCAGGCGTTGGATTACCTACGGATGGGATTGCAGGGCAGGGAAGTGCAACGGTCAGTTATCAATTACAGCCACAGTTGCTAGATATCTCGAATTTGCAGATAACGGCTAACCAAAGCCAGCTTCAGGGGCGCGTTCAAGGCTCAGTGCAGGCCGATGGTGAGTCAACATACAAAGTTGATTTAACATCAGCGGCGCTCAACCTAGATAATTTATTGGGCTGGCAGCCGCCAAGTGATTCAGATGCAGGCAGTGCCAACACCTCTCAGCAGAGTGGCCCTCGCTCGCCCGTTACCTCTAATTCTCAAACTATTTCTCAGCCTGGCGAAATGGCATTTTTACGCGACTTTAATGCCGACGTAAAAATTCAGGCCAACCAAATTGTCTATCATGGATTGACGATCGCTGATTTTTCTCTGCAGGCGCAAAACCAGCAGGGTACAGCGACGTTGCAGGACCTTAGCGGCAAGCTTGGGCATGGAACGTTTAAAACGCAAGGGACGATTTCTGTCGTTGATAACCAACCTGCGCAAATGACGCTTACGCCGCAGATTGAAAATATCGCGATGGGGCCCGTGTTGCATGCGTTTGGGCAGCCAGAAACGTTTGTGGGCGATCTCACGCTAACCGGAAAGTTTAATGGTTCAGGCGTCACATTAGCAGACGTTATGCAACGTTGGGACGGTCATGCACATATATCGATGGCTAACGCACGGCTTAACGGTATGAATATTCAGCAGTTGATACAGCAAGCGGTTGTTCGTAGCCACTCAGAGGTTACCGCTGCAGATAGCTACACGGATTACACCAAAATTCAGGAGCTCAAAGCGGATACCGTACTGCGACAGGGTAATCTGCGTATTACTCAGTTCTTTGGCCGCTCTGAAATTTTAACCGCGGGTGGCTCTGGACTGATAAACCTTGATAAACAACGTTGTGATATGAGCTTAAATGTTCGCGTTCTTGATGGGTGGAAGGGCAAAAGCAACGTGGTTAAAACCTTGCAAAAAGCGGTGATCCCACTACGAATTTACGGCCCTTGGCAAGAGCTGAGTTACTCGCTGGATGTTGATAAGGTATTACGCAGCGAGCTGGAGCAAAAAGCCAAAGATGCATTAAATAATTGGCTTGGGAAACACCAAGATTCGAAAGAGAAGAAAGATTTAGAGCGCTTACTGAAGAAGCTTTAA
- the metG gene encoding methionine--tRNA ligase — protein MASVTSQASARKILVTCALPYANGSIHLGHMLEHIQADVWVRFQRMRGNEVHFICADDAHGTPIMLKAQQLGIEPEQMIAAVSQEHQKDFSDFNISYDNYHSTHSEENRELSSLIYGRLKENGFIKNRTISQLYDPEKGMFLPDRFVKGTCPKCKSPDQYGDNCEVCGATYSPTELIEPKSVVSGATPIMRESEHFFFDLPSFSEMLQAWTRSGALQEQVANKMQEWFESGLQQWDITRDAPYFGFEIPDAPGKYFYVWLDAPIGYMGSFKNLCDKRDDLDFDEFWKKDSSTELYHFIGKDIVYFHSLFWPAMLEGSNFRKPSNVFVHGYVTVNGAKMSKSRGTFIQARTYLDHLDADCLRYYYAAKLSSRIDDIDLNLEDFVQRVNADIVNKVVNLASRNAGFINKRFGGKLSEHLADPALYQTFVDAADEIAQAYESRESGKAIREIMALADLANRYVDEQAPWVVAKQEGRDTDLQAICSMGINLFRVLMTYLKPVLPSLSERTEAFLNTELTWDSISQPLLDHQVNAFKALFNRIEMTKVEAMIEEGKAAAAAAVAASKPATGPLADEPIQETITFDDFAKVDMRIAEIKSAEFVEGSDKLLKLMLDLGGETRQVFSGIRSAYPDPSVLVGRLTVMVANLAPRKMRFGMSEGMVMAAGPGGKDIFLLSPDSGAQPGHQVK, from the coding sequence ATGGCTTCAGTCACCTCCCAAGCAAGCGCAAGAAAAATTCTAGTGACGTGCGCGCTTCCGTACGCCAACGGCTCAATTCACCTCGGCCACATGCTCGAGCACATTCAGGCAGACGTATGGGTTCGTTTTCAGCGAATGCGCGGCAACGAAGTGCACTTTATCTGCGCGGACGATGCCCACGGGACACCTATCATGCTGAAAGCTCAGCAGTTAGGTATTGAGCCTGAGCAGATGATTGCTGCCGTGAGTCAGGAACATCAGAAAGATTTCTCCGACTTTAATATCAGCTACGACAACTACCACTCCACGCACAGCGAAGAGAACCGTGAACTGTCTAGCCTGATTTATGGTCGCCTGAAAGAAAACGGTTTTATTAAAAACCGCACTATCTCTCAGCTTTACGATCCGGAAAAAGGCATGTTCCTGCCAGACCGTTTCGTGAAAGGCACCTGTCCAAAATGTAAGTCTCCAGACCAATATGGCGATAACTGCGAAGTTTGCGGCGCGACCTATAGCCCAACCGAGCTTATCGAGCCTAAGTCTGTTGTCTCTGGTGCCACGCCGATTATGCGTGAATCCGAACACTTCTTCTTCGATCTGCCGTCGTTTAGCGAAATGCTGCAGGCATGGACTCGTTCTGGTGCACTGCAAGAACAGGTCGCGAACAAAATGCAGGAATGGTTTGAATCTGGCCTACAGCAGTGGGATATCACCCGCGATGCACCTTATTTCGGATTTGAAATTCCTGATGCGCCGGGTAAATATTTCTACGTATGGCTAGATGCGCCTATCGGCTACATGGGTTCATTTAAAAACCTGTGCGACAAGCGTGACGATCTGGACTTCGACGAATTCTGGAAAAAAGACTCTTCTACCGAGCTGTATCACTTTATCGGTAAAGACATCGTCTACTTCCATAGCCTGTTCTGGCCAGCCATGTTGGAAGGCAGTAACTTCCGCAAGCCAAGCAACGTATTCGTCCATGGTTATGTCACCGTTAACGGTGCCAAAATGTCCAAATCCCGTGGCACCTTTATTCAGGCGCGCACTTATCTGGACCATTTGGATGCCGATTGCCTGCGCTACTACTATGCGGCAAAACTCTCCTCGCGTATCGACGATATCGACCTAAATCTGGAAGACTTCGTACAGCGCGTAAATGCCGATATCGTTAACAAAGTCGTGAACTTAGCTTCTCGTAACGCCGGTTTCATCAATAAACGCTTTGGCGGCAAGTTGTCTGAACACTTAGCCGATCCTGCGCTTTATCAGACCTTTGTTGACGCTGCGGATGAAATTGCTCAAGCCTATGAAAGCCGTGAGTCAGGTAAAGCTATTCGTGAAATCATGGCGTTAGCCGATCTGGCCAACCGTTATGTTGATGAACAAGCTCCGTGGGTCGTCGCGAAGCAAGAAGGCCGCGATACCGATTTGCAAGCCATCTGCTCAATGGGGATTAACCTGTTCCGCGTTCTGATGACTTACCTGAAACCGGTTCTGCCTTCATTAAGCGAGCGTACTGAAGCGTTCCTGAATACCGAGCTGACTTGGGACAGCATCTCCCAACCGTTGCTCGACCATCAGGTTAACGCTTTCAAAGCGCTGTTTAACCGTATCGAAATGACGAAAGTTGAAGCCATGATTGAAGAAGGTAAAGCCGCTGCGGCAGCCGCCGTTGCAGCATCCAAACCAGCGACTGGCCCATTAGCCGACGAGCCGATTCAAGAGACCATCACCTTTGATGATTTCGCCAAAGTGGATATGCGCATTGCTGAAATCAAAAGCGCCGAGTTCGTTGAAGGTTCGGACAAATTGCTGAAGTTAATGCTAGATCTCGGCGGTGAAACCCGTCAGGTATTCTCTGGTATTCGCTCTGCCTATCCGGATCCAAGCGTGTTGGTTGGCCGTTTAACCGTAATGGTGGCTAACTTGGCTCCGCGTAAAATGCGCTTCGGCATGTCTGAAGGCATGGTGATGGCCGCAGGCCCTGGTGGAAAAGATATCTTCCTGCTCAGCCCTGACAGCGGTGCACAACCGGGTCATCAGGTTAAATAA